The Coccidioides posadasii str. Silveira chromosome 2, complete sequence genomic interval GAGATCATTGCTGCCTCTGGTGAAAATGCTGCTATACTCCATTATACGAAGAATAATGAGCCGTTGGACGACCGCCAACTTGTCTGCCTGGACGCTGGCGCTGAATGGAACTGTTATGCGAGCGATGTGACTCGAACATTCCCGAGACGTCCATACTGGCCGAGTTGCGAGTCCGCTAATATCTACTCCGTGGTGCAACGCATGCAGGAAGAATGCATCAATGGCCTCAAGGAAGGCGTCAGATATCTTGATCTCCACATCCTTGCGCATAGAATTGCGATTGAGGAGCTACTGTCACTGGGTATTCTTAAAGGTGGCTCCACAGAAGAGATCTTGCAGTCGGGCGCATCTCTGGTGTTTTTTCCCCACGGTCTCGGTCACCATGTGGGACTGGAGGTCCACGATGTGTCACCAACGCCGCTGATGGCGTTTAGCCTGGATAAATACAAAGGATTACCATTGCTGTCATGCAGGCCGCCGTGTACGCTGTCTGCTCCGTATCTGAAAGCAGGGATGGTCGTTACCGTCGAACCAGGAATATACTTTTCACGTCCGGCCCTGAAGGACGCAAGACGGAAGCCCTTGTCCAAATATATCGACATGGATGTTGTTCAAAAGTATATTCCTGTCGGGGGTGTTAGGATCGAGGACGACGTCTTGGTTACAAGGGATGGCTTCGAAAACTTGACGAAGGCGCCGAAAGGAAGGGAAATGTTGAAAACCATCCGATAGGGTGGATATGCTGGGGCTATTGAGGGAAGAAACTGCCAAGTTCCACTCGCCGGCGGGAAAGTTTGTAAAGGCGGATCACGGGCCCTGTGAATTATTTGGCGGATGATATGGCGCGACGAGGTTGGTCACTTCGGAAGATCTGAAGGTTAATGCTATCATAAGTTGTAAGGCGAAAGAGTTTCAACTTTGCGGACACTCGGCACTTAAGCTTCATCACATCATCCCACCTTGGTAGCGCCCCCTTGTCGTCTTTGCTTTTCGATTCGTTGAATGCCCTATGAAGAACAAATAATCGTCCATGAGCAAAGTGACTCCTTTGGAGACACAGCTTGACTACTCAATTGATTGCTCTGAAAAATTTTTAATCTTTCTTTGGccttttttcatttttctttttcttttactttttttttgtttgccTTAAGTTAATGAGTCACCTTGGCTCACCACGTGGACTGTTCGCGCGAGGTTCCTGATCATCGATGAAAAAAGTCTTTTTTTCCGCCTGATGTCCATGGTTCCAGCGGGCTTAATTTGCCACGATAAACGGGCACCGGCTCTAATTGGATCGGCCCACTGTTTCGTCATACTCATTCGAGGCTCCGACATCGAATGTTTGGCTTTTCTCAGCGTCATCTTTTCTGCTCTAGGTCATCAGGCACTGAAAAACAGGGCTGTGACTCACCTGATAGGCTGATGCATTTTTTGCATATATTATCCCAGCCTggctgtttttcttttccttttcctttttttttccccttcccctTTGCGCTTAGTATCTCCCCATTTAAAAAGGGCCTCTGTGCTCTAGGGGTTGTGCTCGGTGGGTTTGGGAGCAGTGATGATTTGTGGTACCTTACGATCAATAAAAAAGCTTCATCACAGGGATTGATCTGCTTCGGTTCTTCACTCCTCTCCAACCATCTGGTGGTGACCATCATTGAGAAGCTCTTGAATAATAATTCCTTCATCGAACGACCATGGGCCAAAAGCACAATCGACGCCGTGCACGACACCGTTCTTTAAACGCGCGTACGACCGCCGTGACGAAACGATATCCTCACCTCATACCGGATCTTGTCAGTCTCCACGGTCTTCTTCCATATGACGGCTACGCCGCGACTTCGCTTCCTTCCCACTTGCCACAAGTTTGTACACCAGGACCGGGCCCTACCTGGCACAGTCGGTACCTGACGTTGCAAACCCGTGATCGCAGACAATGCCAGTTCACTTCTAGGTTCGAAGTTGAGCAGTGCTGTCTCTTCGGAGGTGAGCCTGGGGATGATGTCGATCTTTGTTATCGCATGTTGGAATATTTTGATGGACTGGACTATATCGACACATGAACGACGTCCTGTCCCTCTCCGTCGACTCTCTCAACGCGGTTTCTACCGACTCTCTTCTCCATCCCACGATGCCCCAACATGACCTCCAGAGCTTGTCATCCATGGCGTTCCATCGGTTCTCATGGACTATCGCTCGAGCAGAGCACAATTCGGTTCTACCACTCCATAGCGATACAACCTGACCTCATGACACAAATATGAAACCGCAATTTCCCGACAATTGTGCTTCAGCCCTATTCCGTTTCTCAACTATCCCACCTACCTCTTCTATCCCTATTCGGCACCGGATCCGTAAACCAGCATGAGGCATCTGACTCGCAGCAATGAAGGTGCCATCAGATACGCATCTTAAAGCTGATGGCACTGGAATGGTCTCTTACAGCCTCTTCCCACAGGATCTAGCGTGATCCTTTCACCATGGCTACCGTTATGCCCTGGATAGACGCCAGTCGAGGAACTAGGAGTGAAGATGTTTGCTCTTCAGCAACTTCAATGACTACCGACTCCCGGAGCCTTGTGGGTGGTGCTCGCGACCGATTGTGTGTCGGCTCTTTGTCGAATATACACCGGCGCTTGAGCTCTCCATTTGAGGCTCGTCGGTAACAAACATCTCTTATATCCTTACTTTGGTGTGTCGATCTTTAGAAAAAAACGCAAAAAAAATTCAAGGAGTTCgacttccttttttttttttttttttttttggtattCTTGGAGGGAAATAAAAAGGGAAAGATAAAAAGTGTGGACACTTCGTTACGACTTGACGACCGGAAAAAAGCTCAGTTGGCTCTGCATTGAATAGAGCATGGTTCCATTTAAAAGCATCGATTATTATctgggaagaaaaaaaaaatatatgtTTTTTTCGGCGGGCTTCTGGCAAACCGCCCCAATGTATATAACATCTACCGGGTGGTTATCTGGCATCAATCAGAGACCGACTGAAGGTTCAAAAGAACTActtgtatgtacatacatacatacaatcTCTCCATACAAGGTACAAGCATCAGAAGGCATTCAATTCCTCCGGACGACATTCCCGATTTTATTTTGTATTCTGTATCCGTACGAAAATGTGCTCGCATGAGGCTGAATTGGAATATCTTAGCTGTCACGTGTCATTCTATATGGAGCTACCGGAAGATCACGGCCACTTTGCTTTTTGATACGAGCCTGCCCGCAACCCACCATGCAGACGTTCCACCACGCAAAGATGGCTGTTCAGCCTTGTCCCTGCCGAGAGTCTACAACCTTTCAGGCCCTGGCCACCCTGCTTCTCGTGTGTCTCTGAAAATGCGGTGACGGCCGGCGGGTTTGACTTGATTCTACGGAATGAACACCTACGATTTATCATTAATCAGCTTGTGCTATATCAACTCGGACTTGCGTATTCGCGGGCATCATGCCGCCCGAAATCTCTCATGAATCACCAGATAATAACTCGCGGGGGGATTATAGCAACTTAGTTGTTCCCGCGTCATCTGGTGTCCCGACAGCATCACGGCCAACAGTGACAACTGCCAATACTCGAGACGCAAACGCTGCACAACAATGGCCCCAATATCGTAACCTTTTCCCTGCTGAGAAGCTCAGGGCGATCATTTTCCACCATAAAATCGCGTCAAGGGTCTCTGGAGAAATAAATTGCTGGACCTATATCTCTGCGGGCCTGACCACGGTCGGCCAGAAAGAGGTAATTATCACAATCCAACGCAGAGTCAAGACTGAAGGCGAGGGAGACTTTCCCAGAGATCCTCTGAGATGGTTCGAATCATTATATGCATTCGCAAAGCTTGGTGATGTGGTACATGAATATCAGCATACAGGTGTTCACGTCCCGAACTTTCTGGGTCGCCCAGACGTTAAACGGATTGTCCTTTGTGACTTTCATCCTATCGACAACATTCCCGCATCATATTTTCCTGCCGAATGCCTACAGGCTATTCCGCTTACAGAGCCAGAGGACGCTGTTTCTCGACGATATGGTGTCTCGAGAGTTCTTAGCCACCTAGGTGCTTCACATCGGTGGTTCCCATTCCCGCCTTGGTTCAGTCGGGATCGCGGATCATGTATCAAGCTGGCCGATATGGAAGGAAGCGTGAAAGACAAATTCCATTGCGTTACTGTTCGTGGCGTAAGTGCCGTGAAGAGAGGCCCCGATGTCACGCTTCACGTATCGAAAGAAGCAGCCCCCCTCTTACGGGCAGCTCTAGCGACCACCAATGCGGATGAGTCCTTTTCCATAAACACTGTTCCCTTCAAAGATGCGGATTCAGGCCTTTTGTGGAGCAATAAAATTGGGACCATGCAGCCCCAGGCATACGCTGCCGGAAATTCAACCACTACCATGAACTTGACTTTTCTCACATTCTGTCTAAGTCAAGAGAGGTGCAGACTAGAGTTAGTCGAAGATGGATATTCCCGTAAGAAACAATCACTTGCTAGTTTCTTCATGATAACTCGATGAGTATACCCTGCAAGCCGCCCCAGGCTCTGTGGATGCTATGCTGTGTCCAACCAACTAACGAAAAGAATTATCCCGCAGACAGAGTCGATAAAGAAACTTGGGCGCGGCACCGTAACTCTATTGAAACCTCAGCAGAATTTTCCATCACGCTCGGAACTGGTGGACGATTCTCCATTGAATTTGAGCGCGTTGAGAAAAAGAGTAGCACCACGAATACGCGGCCTCCAGCATCTGCCTCGACGTTTCAGCCACCACCCGGATTCACCCTCTACACACCTCAAGATCCAACTTCAGCCCCCCGACCGAACCACATTGACTGTGACCATATCGTTCTGCTTGACGAAAACGTCACATCTACGGACGACATCCAGCAGCTCGCTAAGTATATCAAAACCATTACCGACACGTTAGATGAGATCGTTCCCAAGACAGTTCCTCTTAGTGCTCAAGGAGGAGGTCAGTTAATGATTGAAGCTGATATAGGCGGACCGGGCCGGCGGGATCCTCTTAGTCGGGAGTGGCTGTCATGCAAATTCGCGCCCCAGACACTATCAGCTCTGCCCCTAGATGTGATGTATCGTCGATTGTCAAGAATAGAACGACCGGATATTCAACCTAGGACGAAATTCCAGATTGTGTTTAACGTGTGGGGATTCGAAGGTGGACAGGGTTCTGGAAGCACATAGGTGTAAATGCCGTGGTTAGCGCTCGTCAGCTACATGCCTTGCTTCATTTAATTTGTCATCTTCTGCTTCTGTCCAGCATAGTCGCATTGAATAACCCGAATGTCAGTGTTCACACTGCTAAGACGCTGCTGCCTCCGCTCCTGCGCCTTTGGGAAATCTAGATAAATATAATCCACCAACAAAAGCATCTCCGTATTTGCTGTGGTACCATCAGCTGCCGCTGCCGCTGCGGGAGATTGCTGCGGCATTGACTCTCGTGGAGGAGACACCCAAAAATCAACCTCTGTGTACAGCAGCATCATATCTGCTCTTCTTGGTGTTTTCCATTGGGAATCTGTTGCTTTGAACAAGTACTGAAAACCGCCATTTGATAAAAACATGACGGCTGTGTTCTTCTTCGTTCGAAATCTGACTGGAGTATGGAACGCTTTCGGGTCATATAAGATCAAGTGAGCAGAATACACAGTTGGAGGACGTTCACCAAAGTCGCTCTCTATGAAACCAGCCATTATACGAGAGTAAATGAAACTAGTCAGCTTTTGTGCGTAAGGGTCCTCTGGAACCAACTTTTGGGAAACGATGGCCGGGGTTTCTTCTGAGGTCAAAGAATGAATACATTCACGGCTGTGGCTGCTCGTCTTATCCTCCCATTCAAGGCTGCGGCATGACTCCGAGCAGAATCTGTATACCAAACACTCTACATAAAGTTAGCATTATTTTATGCTGTACCCTTCGGAGGAATTGGTGGATCTCTCACTTTGGCATGTAAGCCGACTGGAGTTGTTGCACTCCAGGCGCGCGCAAGTCTCCTCAACTTCTGGCCGAGTGGATGAAGTAGAACTGCTATATGCATTGCCCGGTTGAAACCGCAATTGAAAGAGTGGTGGCTCCAACGTATCCTTCCCATACCAGGATATCCATTCGGTCAACACTGGGTCCTCAGGCCGACCCAGGTCCTCCAAGACTCGGACTAGTTTGTTAGCAAAATCCGCCGTAAGAATATGATTGTTCCCGAGAACCTCAAGAGATATATTCCAACCCTTTCTGTATATGGTCTCGGCGTTAAATAATCTACCAAACCGCTCGTACACGCATCCTAAATTGTTCATCCTCCATAGCGAAGTATAGTCCTGCTCTCCCTTTCTCGATACGGATATTTCCAGCATCTTCGAGTGGACCTCCTCTATCTTGGTAATTCCTTTCGACGGGTCAGCAGTATCCCGAGTGAATCGATCGTTGGGTATATATTGACTATCGTTCATGAGCTTCTGCTTGTAACGTGCAGCTTGCAAATCAGTTTCTGCGCTCTGAGACGTGGAACCATTCCCTTCACCGTGCATGCTTGCTACTTCATCGGCGTATTGAGCAGAAGCCGCGGATAATGATTGGAACTGTTCTGGCGCCAAAGGAGGTTCGTTTCTCATTTGACTCTCTCCTTTCCAACGAAGAAGTATATTAACGAAGGTACGCTCACGAAGTCCGCGTGCAAGATCCAGGGGGTTCATTCCTTTGTCAGTTTTTGCATCTACATTGGCCCCGTTATCCAGTAGAAGTCTCAGGGCTGCTGTATGCTTCTTAAGCACAGCAAGGTGTAGCGGTGTAAGGCCAGATTTGTTTGGCCGGTGAAAATGCGTCATAATGGGTATCATTCGACGTAGAAAGTGTGGTATCATTTCTTGGTCCTTGGAGGCAAACGCATCGTGAGCGGCCGTAATACCAGAGACTGCATTCACAAAAACTGCCTCCCGCAGACGGGGCGGAACCTGTGTGATATGCGTAATCAGAATGTCAAAAATAATCTTTCGGGAGTGCTTCATCGCTATGGAGAGGGCATTGTGGCCGCTATTATTTCGAAGACCTATGTCCGCTCCAGCCTCCAATAGCTCAATAAGATGACGTGCTCGGTCATCGTCAGTTGATGCTGCCATTAGAGGCGTCGTCCCATTTTTTGAGCGTAGATTCAACATAGAGCGGCCTGGCAAGTATAAAATATATCTTAAAAGCTGTAAACTGCCTTTTGTGCTGGCAGCATGCAATGAAGAGAAGCCAGATGCTCCTGCAATTGAGGAGTCTGCACCCAACTCAATCAAATATTTTGCGATAATAGGCGCGTGTGGTAATTGTGAAAGGACAGCTTTGGTGAGTGGTGTCATACCCTCGGCGCATAGTGCATTGAGGTCAGCACCGTATTCCACAAGAAGGCGAATGATAAGTCGCCTGTGATTGTTATCCTCGTCTGGGTATTCAGGCGCAGGGACAAACTTGTCACCGAAGACATCAAGGGCCTGAAAATATGTATCCCTGGGGGTATTCAGCGGACGCATGTGTTGGCGAGATATTTGATGAAGAGGAGTCTCATATTCATGCCTGGTGTCTCTCGTATTTGGGTCAGCATCAAAAGCGAGAAGCATTGCCACAAGCAACGGACGAAGCATCTTCACGGCGAAATGGAGCGCTGTCATTCCCATATACCTGACATTCGGGTTGCCACCGAGAGACAGAATAAGCCATAAGTTGAGAGGCCTATTATAGACAATGGTCTCGAAGATAGGTGGTGCATAGTTGTCAACCGTTCCAACATCGCTAGGAAGGCTACACATGCCTGGCTGAATGCCATCCATGATCTCACGGCGTAATACTCCTTCATCCCAATATGGAGAATATTCTGTACTATCGTCAACTTTCAGATAGCTGAACAACCTCAGCGCCACCGTAATTGTTGTTACCGTGCAGCCAGTGAGTACTGAGTTCAGAGAATTAGAGCTAAACATGATGTCCCAAGGAACTTCAAGAGCTAGTAGAAGTGCAATCATTTCCGTGTCTGATTTGAGAAAAGCTCTCCCTAATGCTATCTCAAATACTTTGTCTATGTAGAACTTGTGTTCATAGACAAGAGATCGTAGGACATTCATAGCCCTTTGCTCCAAAGCGGTGAGAATGAAGGTCTCCCTGACATTTGGAGTCCACCGGGGATCGTTGACGTCAAGGAGCTCACTTACAGCGGCAGGGTCGTCTCTGACTACTGCATCCCATAACCCTGGGAAGCTCTTCCAAGCCGGATCTTCACTATAATCTTTGCTCTGTAGCGCCAGAGTTTTGATAATCGCGTCATCGACGGCACGCCTCAGGCCACTCTCCACCAGTTCCGGTTCGAATCCTAGAAGAATGTCTTTCAATTTATCTTGTGGTCGCTCCAAATGAATTTCTGGCGGCAGAATGTTAGGAAGTTGAGGAGCACCAAGATCTCGCAGAAGGCACGTCACCATCCAGTTGACTCGAGTTGAATTATTCAGTCCGAGGACGAGCTCCGTTGCGCTTTTCTTCAGAACTCTTTCTAGTCTGAATACCATCTCCTGGCCCGTTGTATCACCTTCCATGCCAGCTCTACCAAACCAAACTATAGCTTCAGGGAGATCAAACCGTGTCCCAAACGCATTTATCATGCAATAGCCAATGTTTACCATAGCGTTTGTCCTCCTTGCTTGATTCTGATCCCTTGCCGAGACTAGGAAACTCTTAAATAACGCGAACCGTAAATTATGCGGAATCGCGGGGTTGCAAAGACTGTGTGCCCGAGTTGAACGGTTGCCCATGACGGAGGCAGCTCCCCCCGCGAATATGACATGTTTATCGTTTTTCACCCGGTTAACCTTTGGCTTAATAACTCTGTCGCCTGTGCAAAGCCTACATATAGCTCGTCAGGGGCTAGCAATGAATACCTTCATTATAAACTCACCTAAAGGCACTTCGAATTTCATGTGTTGTcggtctttttgatggctcCAGCTGTAACATCTTTGGAATCAACCTCAGTAGAGACAAGGGAAGATCCTCTTCAGGGCTCCAGCCATCTTTCCGCAGTACCTTCCAGAGGAGTGGACCCTATTTAAAGCCCTTGAAATTAGATATTTTCCTCTCATCGGAGGGTTAGAAATTCTTGCCTTTGGTAAGTCAGTATCATGCACCGACAGATTACGCCACTGCGTTGGATCTTGCTTGAATCTTGACTCTATAAATCTCCATCGCGATGCAAACTGTCCACTAATCTCGTCTTGCAACTTCATCCTCGAAATTTCGGCAAGATTCCAACCTTGCTTGTCAAACGGTGGCTCTCCTAGAAAAATGGAAACGGCCAAGAGGGCATAGGAGTAAAAGTCCCGCGACTTTTCCTTTCTGAAAATCGCAAGGGGATCGGGAGCATCCCTCAAACATTCTGGGGCGTTCCAGTATTCTGTCCCTCCAGCTCCAAAGCTTGGGCTACCAGTCGGTAACTCAACTTGGGAGAATCCAAAGTCGGAGATCTTTGCGGTTAGATTTCCACTTGCATCACGAAATATCAGAACATTGTCAGGTTTGAGGTCTCCATGGACGATGTCAAGTTCATGCAGAACAGCAATGCCTTCAAATACATCCCTGAGGAGTGAAAGTCTGATGGTCAGTGAAAGATTGTGGAACTCCTTCTTAGCCAATTCTCCTAGGGTAGGATAATCCGGACAAGCAAGCTCCATTATCAGAATAGGATATATTTCACATTGACCAGTTAGCGTAGTGATCTGTTGCCAGGAGACTGCCAAAATTTCCACTATATTTGGATGGATGCGAGTGGTCTCATGTTGGAGCACTCTTAGCTCTAATGCCGCAGATCTTAATATACTTTGAAGTTCAGTGCCACGAGCAGCAGCAGATGACGTTCCCACTGGAGGAGAAAGGTTGATATACCTATGCACTGGACGTCAGCTTCCAAAGCATTTAGCATAGGCCACAAGGGTTTGGGTTAGTCAGGCATAGCCATCTGTCAAACCCAGAGGgagaaaacaaaaagaactTATGGGAGAgtgtctactccgtacttcagAGCAACGGGCCTCGATCTGGACTTCCATTTCCCTTTGTATGTGGACATAGACCTCCCAGATCCAAGGAATTCACCCTTCTCAAACTCGTTTTCATCAAGAATAAGTAGTCCGCTATCAAAGGTTTCACTGATAAACCTGTCGATCTGAAAGATATCTGTATCGCCGGCAAGGGACTTGTCCATGGGCCTTGTGGTTTGTGGCGTAAGAATATCTCCAAGGGATAGCCGTGAGAAAGCTGAACTGGACGAGTCCATACTATCACAGATTAATTTCTTAAACTGATGAGACGAAACTGAACGCTAGAACCGGGAAAATCAATCAATATCTTGCTGGTTTTGACTGGGGACTGGGGAACGATCAGACGGAATCAATTCATAGGTCTCGGAGTTATAGAGTTATATGCAAACGCATGGCGCCTATGTAGAGCAGAGTGCCGCGAAGATAATTTAACTCTGTGTTCTTGGGGAACACGAGGCGAATGCGGCTCACTGCGGGTGAGGTTGGCAATGCTCGCTGTGCTTGGCCAATCACTATTAGAGGCAAGTTCAGCGTTGTTGCTGAAGAGTGGGCTGCCTCGAGGTCCGAACTAGTTACTCCATACCCCTGCCAGTTGCGCCTCGCACCCAAGAACCCTGCGTAGCGCAAGCTCGTACGGAACTCTGTACGAGGGACGAGCAGCAGTACCTGCAATCAGCGTGTTTAAGGCAGAACATGGGAATGACTTAAAGTTTATTTTGTTTTCGTCTGCAATCTGAGAGGGGTTTAAGGTGCGAGGTGGGATCCGATCGAGGGGGATGACTTGACAGTGAGGTTGTGTGACCTCTCCGTACATCGTCTAAACGTGCGTATACTCGGTAGTTAGCCCCTGTGACGGAGGAGTGTGGGGTTAGTTTTTTGCTCCTTGATGCCACGACTAGGTAGTTATCAAAACCATTTATGTTCACTCAACACAAATAAACACTATCTCCTAAATTCAAAGTGACTGGCAGGACCATGGATGTATTCCAAACGGCGGTTACCTCATGCATTCTCATCCACAAGTTTCTGGATGGACGCGCCAAATACTCTACCCAGTCTAAATCGCTCGCCGCGCGCTTCAGATGGGACTCTCGTGTCCTTCAACACATTGTTGATTATTTTGAGTCTAGGCAGCTCGATGGCAAATTATCTCGAGAGGATGCGCTTCTTCTTGACGAGACGATGACATATCTCAGCACTTTGGGGGAGCGTCTGAAGATTGCGCAATCAAAGCTCACATCAACGGGTTGGCTATCAAAAGAGATGAAGAAACTGATGTGGCCGCTTCGTAAGGACGAATTGGTCGAACTCGAGCTTGAGCTGTTTGAATGGACGCAGAGATTGGATTTCAGATTATTGGTGCTGCCAGAGAAACTCCGACACGATATTATACGCATCACTGAAGACGAAGTTTCGGAGGACCAAATTTCGACATACGCGCCCAATCTAGCAGCGCAAAGGAGAATGGAAAAGTTCTTGAGCAAGACCCAATC includes:
- a CDS encoding uncharacterized protein (EggNog:ENOG410PIZA~COG:E~MEROPS:MER0001733~BUSCO:5358at33183) encodes the protein MAGSNTLSSSEHGDDPRGHSYSIHIQTRGTTLDKYPAKQHARNVARQLGLTDGLIYLMSQSTRTLEDSDQPQPFRQRRYFFYLSGVDEPDCHLTFDIKSDILTLYVPHYDLRKAIWVGPTLRPSEAMMRYDLNAAKTYDELSKNIRTWASKRMSPVIYILHEGQKPNINAHFLAFNHEDLLPAMDACREIKDEHEIDLIRRANEISASAHIEVLLGIRNMQNEAEIHGKFLDTCVSQGARNQSYEIIAASGENAAILHYTKNNEPLDDRQLVCLDAGAEWNCYASDVTRTFPRRPYWPSCESANIYSVVQRMQEECINGLKEGVRYLDLHILAHRIAIEELLSLGILKGGSTEEILQSGASLVFFPHGLGHHVGLEVHDVSPTPLMAFSLDKYKGLPLLSCRPPCTLSAPYLKAGMVVTVEPGIYFSRPALKDARRKPLSKYIDMDVVQKYIPVGGVRIEDDVLVTRDGFENLTKAPKGREMLKTIR
- a CDS encoding uncharacterized protein (EggNog:ENOG410PWBK) produces the protein MPPEISHESPDNNSRGDYSNLVVPASSGVPTASRPTVTTANTRDANAAQQWPQYRNLFPAEKLRAIIFHHKIASRVSGEINCWTYISAGLTTVGQKEVIITIQRRVKTEGEGDFPRDPLRWFESLYAFAKLGDVVHEYQHTGVHVPNFLGRPDVKRIVLCDFHPIDNIPASYFPAECLQAIPLTEPEDAVSRRYGVSRVLSHLGASHRWFPFPPWFSRDRGSCIKLADMEGSVKDKFHCVTVRGVSAVKRGPDVTLHVSKEAAPLLRAALATTNADESFSINTVPFKDADSGLLWSNKIGTMQPQAYAAGNSTTTMNLTFLTFCLSQERCRLELVEDGYSQSIKKLGRGTVTLLKPQQNFPSRSELVDDSPLNLSALRKRVAPRIRGLQHLPRRFSHHPDSPSTHLKIQLQPPDRTTLTVTISFCLTKTSHLRTTSSSSLSISKPLPTR
- a CDS encoding uncharacterized protein (EggNog:ENOG410PWBK), translating into MPPEISHESPDNNSRGDYSNLVVPASSGVPTASRPTVTTANTRDANAAQQWPQYRNLFPAEKLRAIIFHHKIASRVSGEINCWTYISAGLTTVGQKEVIITIQRRVKTEGEGDFPRDPLRWFESLYAFAKLGDVVHEYQHTGVHVPNFLGRPDVKRIVLCDFHPIDNIPASYFPAECLQAIPLTEPEDAVSRRYGVSRVLSHLGASHRWFPFPPWFSRDRGSCIKLADMEGSVKDKFHCVTVRGVSAVKRGPDVTLHVSKEAAPLLRAALATTNADESFSINTVPFKDADSGLLWSNKIGTMQPQAYAAGNSTTTMNLTFLTFCLSQERCRLELVEDGYSHRVDKETWARHRNSIETSAEFSITLGTGGRFSIEFERVEKKSSTTNTRPPASASTFQPPPGFTLYTPQDPTSAPRPNHIDCDHIVLLDENVTSTDDIQQLAKYIKTITDTLDEIVPKTVPLSAQGGGQLMIEADIGGPGRRDPLSREWLSCKFAPQTLSALPLDVMYRRLSRIERPDIQPRTKFQIVFNVWGFEGGQGSGST
- a CDS encoding uncharacterized protein (EggNog:ENOG410PUIA~COG:T): MDSSSSAFSRLSLGDILTPQTTRPMDKSLAGDTDIFQIDRFISETFDSGLLILDENEFEKGEFLGSGRSMSTYKGKWKSRSRPVALKYINLSPPVGTSSAAARGTELQSILRSAALELRVLQHETTRIHPNIVEILAVSWQQITTLTGQCEIYPILIMELACPDYPTLGELAKKEFHNLSLTIRLSLLRDVFEGIAVLHELDIVHGDLKPDNVLIFRDASGNLTAKISDFGFSQVELPTGSPSFGAGGTEYWNAPECLRDAPDPLAIFRKEKSRDFYSYALLAVSIFLGEPPFDKQGWNLAEISRMKLQDEISGQFASRWRFIESRFKQDPTQWRNLSGPLLWKVLRKDGWSPEEDLPLSLLRLIPKMLQLEPSKRPTTHEIRSAFRLCTGDRVIKPKVNRVKNDKHVIFAGGAASVMGNRSTRAHSLCNPAIPHNLRFALFKSFLVSARDQNQARRTNAMVNIGYCMINAFGTRFDLPEAIVWFGRAGMEGDTTGQEMVFRLERVLKKSATELVLGLNNSTRVNWMVTCLLRDLGAPQLPNILPPEIHLERPQDKLKDILLGFEPELVESGLRRAVDDAIIKTLALQSKDYSEDPAWKSFPGLWDAVVRDDPAAVSELLDVNDPRWTPNVRETFILTALEQRAMNVLRSLVYEHKFYIDKVFEIALGRAFLKSDTEMIALLLALEVPWDIMFSSNSLNSVLTGCTVTTITVALRLFSYLKVDDSTEYSPYWDEGVLRREIMDGIQPGMCSLPSDVGTVDNYAPPIFETIVYNRPLNLWLILSLGGNPNVRYMGMTALHFAVKMLRPLLVAMLLAFDADPNTRDTRHEYETPLHQISRQHMRPLNTPRDTYFQALDVFGDKFVPAPEYPDEDNNHRRLIIRLLVEYGADLNALCAEGMTPLTKAVLSQLPHAPIIAKYLIELGADSSIAGASGFSSLHAASTKGSLQLLRYILYLPGRSMLNLRSKNGTTPLMAASTDDDRARHLIELLEAGADIGLRNNSGHNALSIAMKHSRKIIFDILITHITQVPPRLREAVFVNAVSGITAAHDAFASKDQEMIPHFLRRMIPIMTHFHRPNKSGLTPLHLAVLKKHTAALRLLLDNGANVDAKTDKGMNPLDLARGLRERTFVNILLRWKGESQMRNEPPLAPEQFQSLSAASAQYADEVASMHGEGNGSTSQSAETDLQAARYKQKLMNDSQYIPNDRFTRDTADPSKGITKIEEVHSKMLEISVSRKGEQDYTSLWRMNNLGCVYERFGRLFNAETIYRKGWNISLEVLGNNHILTADFANKLVRVLEDLGRPEDPVLTEWISWYGKDTLEPPLFQLRFQPGNAYSSSTSSTRPEVEETCARLECNNSSRLTCQKCLVYRFCSESCRSLEWEDKTSSHSRECIHSLTSEETPAIVSQKLVPEDPYAQKLTSFIYSRIMAGFIESDFGERPPTVYSAHLILYDPKAFHTPVRFRTKKNTAVMFLSNGGFQYLFKATDSQWKTPRRADMMLLYTEVDFWVSPPRESMPQQSPAAAAAADGTTANTEMLLLVDYIYLDFPKAQERRQQRLSSVNTDIRVIQCDYAGQKQKMTN